In Salmo salar chromosome ssa14, Ssal_v3.1, whole genome shotgun sequence, the sequence GCGTCTCCCAGGGCGCgctgtccgaaatggcaccctattccctatgtagtgccctactttgaaccaaagccctatgggactcccctaTCGGtttctgctcaaaagtagtgcgcgaaatagggaatagggtgccatttcagagccAGTTCCGGTTTACAAGATGAACTTCCCGATGAAGAATCCGATGAAGACGGCTGCTATGACAacgaggagagatgggagggaggtggCGGTCGTCTGTTgcatcatggaggaggaggaggagcctgtctGGTTTGATGTCACGTGGTCAGAACGCTGGGCAGCCCTTCTCATTCTAACACCGTCGTccttggatggagagagagagagaggggcgagagagagagagagagaggcgcgcgagcggggagagaggggggagagaggggcgcGAGCGGGGAGAgcggggggcgagagagagagagagagcgggagagagaagggagagagaagggagagagaagggagagagaagggggagagaagggggggagagaaggggggaggaaaggagggagagaaggggggagagaaggagggaggaaaggggggagagaaggggggagagaaggggggagagaaggagggaggaaaggggggagagaaggagggaggaaaggggggagagaaggagggaggaaaggggggagagaaggagggaggaaagggggggagagaaggagggaggaaaggggggaaagaaggagggaggaaaggggggagagaaggagggaggaaagggggagagaaggagggaggaaaggggggagagaaggaggggagagaaggagggaggaaaggggggagagaaggagaaagggggaaggggggagaaggagaaagggggGAAAGAGGGGTACACATATCAAACtgcacaaaacaagaaaaaaactaaCTGAACAAGAATATAGTTCTCTACAGAAAAGTTCAAGTCAAGTGTCCTCCTGAAACATGACCCAACATACCCACTCTCCTTAACACCCGCTCACTTAACCTGGAAACCAGCCGCACGCATTCAACTGACTACcggagtcagcctgcaggcgccaggCACACCACAAAGAGTCGCTAGAGCGAGATGAGCCTCCCCTAACccgggacgacgctgggccaaaccctcccctaacccgggacgacgctgggccaaaccctcccctaacccgggacgacgctgggccaaaccctcccctaacccgggacgacgctgggccaaaccctcccctaacccgggacgacgctgggccaaaccctcccctaacccggggacgacgctgggccaaaccctcccctaacccgggacgacgctgggccaaaccctcccctaacccgggacgacgctgggccaaaccctcccctaacccgggacgacgctgggccaaaccctcccctaacccgggacgacgctgggccaaaccctcccctaacccgggacgacgctgggccaaaccctcccctaacccgggacgacgctgggccaaaccctcccctaacccgggacgacgctgggccaaaccctcccctaacccgggacgacgctgggccaattgtgcgccgccctatgggactaccggtcacggtcggttgtgatacagtctgggatcgaacccggatctgtagtgacgcctcaagcactgtaaTGCAGTTTCCTTAGACCgcagtgccactcgggaggctctgTATCAGAGATTTCTACAGGAGAATTATCAGGCCATCCGTCTGAACTGAAGCTGAAGTGCAGCTGGGTCATgtagcaagacaatgatccaaaacacacaatcaagtctacatgaaaactgctaaaaagcaacacatttgaagtGTTGGAATGttctagtcaaagtccagatctaatcccaattgagatgtggcaggacttgaaacgagtaggtcatgcttgaaaacccataAATGTTGTTCAGTTAAAACAGTTCTGCATGGCAGAGCGGgtcaaaattcctccacagcgatgtgagagactgatcaacaactacaggaagtgtttggttggagtcgttgcagctaaaggtggaacaaccagttattgagtgtaaagggggcaattactttttccacACAGGGGAATTGTGTATTGCATAACTTAGTTCAATCAAATAATTTTACATTTttgtgttatttgtaaactcaggttcctctttatctaatattagattTTGGTTGGAGAGTTGGTAACATTCAGGATCAAAAAGATGCAAAAGTATAGAAAAGTAGAAACGCGGGCAAATACCCAcacatacatatatgtgtatgtatataaacacacacacacacgtgaaaagGTATGTCcgaattccaaatcaaataggcTACGCAAAAATGAACATGGTCGCTGTGGGAGAACGTTGACTTTCTGCATTTATTCAAGTCCCATCAGGGTGTGTCCATGTAAACTGGATTACTGGGGAAATGATTCTTCATGATTTTAATTGAACTACTTATACACCAATCTGACTAATAAATCGTATATTATTGTGTGCATGAAACCGCACACCGTCTACCTCCAGCCGTCTCTACAGCAGAGAGAACCCTCAAAGGCCTAACCTTGAGTTGTCGGTTTTCGCCGGCCAGCTTGTCCATCTCAGCCTGCAGTCTCTTACACGCCTCCGTTAGTTTCTTCATCTCAGAGTCGTTCATCGAGACGCTGGCGGTCTTCGCCGCTGTTAGCACGGGACCGTCCGCCGCCTTGGACGAGTTCTGCACGGGAGCCGTTGTTTTGCTGCTCAAATCCACTTCATTCTGGAGGAAAGgacaacggagagagagagaaatcgttaagtctgaatcccaaatggcacccttagaTATTAAGTGCACTACTGACCAGGACTTCAAAAAGGGCTCTagtcacaagtagtgcactattatagggaatagggtgttattcgCAGACGTTTAATAAAAACCACTAAACAGAAACACAGCAGGAGTGCGTccgtagcctggtcccagatcagtttggggCTGGAGGTTAGGAGACAGAACAGGTACAGTTTGAACCCTGGACAATCTGATGCTTAGAGAGCGAGTAGGGTTCAAACAGTACCCGTTCTGATGCTTACTTGAATTCGCCTGCAATGAAACAATCTCAAAAGTGCGTACCACAAACATCTAGGCTCAAATCAAATAATTGTTTTATGAAAGAAAACAAGTACTGTTTGATGTTTGGTGAGGAGGCCGTACCAGCGCTCCCCCCCTCCCCGAGAGGCGCGCTCCCCCGCCCCCCCCCCGAGAGGCGCTGCTCCCCCCCGAGAGGCGCTGCCCCCCCCCTCCCGAGAGGCGCTGCTCCCCCCTCCCGAGAGGCGCTGCTCCCCCTCCCGAGGCGCTCCCCCGAGGCGCCCCCCTCCCGAGAGGCGCCCCCCCTCCCGAGAGGCGCTCCCCCCCTCCCGAGAGGCGCTCCCCCGAGAGGCGCTCCCCTCCTCCCGAGAGGCGCTCCCCTCCCTCCCCGAGGGCTCCCCCCCCGAGAGGCGCTCCCCCTCCCTCCCGAGAGGCGCTCCCCCCTCCCCGAGAGGCGCTCCCCCTCCCCGCATAAGTTGGGAGGAGCAGCATCAGCAGGACTTACCACTTCATCGTTTTCAGAAGGCAGGTCGAATACACATCTCAGCTTGGAATCCATGAGATCATGAGGTTTGACATCTTTCcactggaggagaagagaggaatacATGTTATTCATCAGACTAAACTACTAGCAGCTGGACTCCGtatacactcagacacacagacacataccatGGTGGGTGGAGGAGAAATCTGGCAACAAACTATCACATAATCCTTCAACTATTCAGCCAAACACTAAAGCTCTGTAGATATCTTCCCTTTACTTGTTGTCACTGTGATGTTCTGTGAGGAGATCAACTGCAGCTctaactgtagtagtagtagagagatTCAGAGAATGGGTTTGGTTTTGACAGGGGGAAAACTCCCATGACTCTGTTGCTGCCCTCTACtggactagaggggaaaactcCCATGACTCTGTTGCTGCCCTCTACtggactagaggggaaaactcCCATGACTCTGTTGCTGCCCTCTACtggactagaggggaaaactcCCATGACTCTGTTGCTGCCCTCTACtggactagaggggaaaactcCCATGACTCTGTTGCTGCCCTCTACtggactagaggggaaaactcCCATGACTCTGTTGCTGCCCTCTACTGGAGTAGAGGAGAAAACTACCATGACTGGGTTAAGTCACAGATAATACAAAATGGGGTGCGACATCAAAGCCAGTTCCAATACctttttatttttctttcttcCCTTGTAATCAGGGACAGATTAAGACCTGGGACACAAGGTGGATTCAGAAAAGCAGCAGTAGTCCAGACCTCGTAGGGTCAGATGTAACAGATCATGACAGTAAGGTACAACTACTCACCATTGCATCCATCTCAGCCACATTAGGAGGAGCAAAGATACTCTGGACCATGAATTTGTGTTTACTTTTCTCATTGGGGTCGTAGTCAAAGGGCTGGAGCATTACTGGAATAGATTCAAAAcaaactatcacacacacacacacacacgtgtcagcAAAAAAACAAATCAAAAAGAGTTCTTGATTTACGCTATAAGTGTTAAATGTAGTTTTTCATTTCAACTACCGTAACAGGGATCAACATAAAAGCTAGAGACAGAAATTGTCCGAATGGACAAGTAAAAAAATTAAACAAAAGGCTACTACGATAATTGTATTTGTCttcattaaggatccccattagttcctgccaaggcagcagctactcttcctggggtttattaaggatccccattagttcctgccaaggcagcagctactcttcctggggtttattatggatccccattagttcctgccaaggcagcagctactcttcctggggtttatcatggatccccattagttccttccaaggcagcagctactcttcctggggtttatcatggatccccattagttccttccaaggcagcagctactcttcctggggtttattatggatccccattagttcctgtcaaggcagcagctactcttcctggggtttattatggatccccattagttcctgtcaaggcagcggctactcttcctggggtttattatggatccccattagttcctgccaaggcagcggctactcttcctggggtttattatggatccccattagttcctgccaaggcagcagctactcttcctggggtttattatggatccccatgaacgtgtgtgtagagtgtgtgtctcAGTATGTGTCTGTGCGCGTCTCTTCAAAGTCCCCGCTGTTCCGTAAAGTGTATATGATTTATTTTCAGCATTGAATCCTCAGGATGCGATGTGTAGTACACACTGGTCCTCCCAATGTCGCCAGAGCACATCGCAGTATAATTATTGTACGCCTGCATTGACAAGCACGAGCGAGACCCGTTGTGGATAATCATTATTAGTTACAGTATTTGTCCAGTTATAGCAATTTTTTTTGGTGAGAAATTAAAATCCTGGAAAGTCATGGTGTGTGCCAGCagcccgttgtgtgtgtgtgagaagagaCATTTGCGCAGCAGGTAAAacaatttatttaactaggcgaagtcagtttagaacaaattcttattttcaatgacggcctaggaacggtgggttaactgccttgttcaggggcagaacgacagattgttacctTGTCAGCCGCCCCCCTAACCGCCCCTACACTCCtcgccactaggctacctgccgcccctacactcctcgccactaggctacctgccgcccctacactcctcgccactaggctacctgccgcccctacactcctcgccactaggctacctgccgcccctacactcctcgccactaggctacctgccgcccctacactcctcgccactaggctacctgccgcccctacactcctcgccactaggctacctgccgcccctacactcctcgccactaggctacctgccgcccctacactctaaccactaggctacctgccgatccAATGATCTACAGACCAACTATATGACCAATTCAAAAACATTGTGTAGTTTGGTTGCTTCTCTCTAGTTAACTATTAGCCTGTATTAATGTCACAGTCACGTCCGATGTTTTAAAATAACTTTCCACAGGACTGGAGAATAACCGCAAACGGCCAACAAGCAGTTGGATACTGGTTTGTTCAACTGATGAACCCAATGCTTCATATTCTGGTTATTAAAACAGACTCAACATTGGCTAGGATTCTCCTCTATTCAATACTGGGCCATGTAATTCCGACAAattttaataaatatattttggtaATTATCTTAACTGACAAGTGACTCCTATGCAGTCAAGATCTCCGCTGACGAAATATTTCCATGTAAACATTAAACAAATAAAACATATATCAGTGAATCATAAGTTATGTAATTCTATAAAGTCCTAGTGGAATAAATCTATGGTTATAACCTATTATTTCAGTAAAGTAGGGCCAATCAGCAATGAATAAGCTTTAACATTCTACACGCAACAGACCGAAGACTGAACACAAACATCATTAGCAAAGAAAAAGGGCAGGCGAGCACTAGGAttttaaatgtacattttgtggaggaaaaatattattattattattattatccgtCAGGGATTTTTGTAAACATTAAGGATACCAATTTTAAAAAACGTTCCCACCCCTAGTTACTGGACTTACCAGAGATGGTGACGGTAGCAGCTACATCGATGATGCCGCTGTTGGGCCGTACGCAGTATCTCTTGGGAGCTGTGGTCTTCACTTTGAAACATACTCTTCTATCAGACGGGTTCTTCAGCTTCAGGTTGATGGTGACAACATCAGTGaagggacctggagagagagagagggagagagagagggagagagagaggggagagagagaggggagagagagaggggagagagagaggggagagagagagagggagagagagagagagagggagagagagagagaggggagagagagagagagggagagagagagagaggggagagagagagagagggagagagagagagaggggagagagagagagaggggagagagagagagaggggagagagagagagaggggagagagagagaggggagagagagagaggggagagagaggggagagagagggtgaacatGTGCTTCTACAGTGCAGCACTGAGGGGAGCTGAACACATCTAGATAACACATAAATCGTTTAAATGGTTGTTactcagttacagttcatataaggaaatcagtcaattgaaataaattcattaggccctaatctatagatttcacatgactgggaatacagatacgctgttggtcacagataccaagagaaaggtaggggtgtggatcagaaaaccagtcagtatctgaccaccatttgcctcatgcagcgcaacacatctcctgtcgcatagagtttatcaggctgttgattgtggcctgtggaatgttgtcccactcctcttcaatggctgtgtgaagttgctggatattggtgggagcTGGAACATGATGTCATAcaatgacatgtctggtgagtaagcaggccatggaagaactgggacatttccagcttccaggatt encodes:
- the LOC106569738 gene encoding vesicle-associated membrane protein-associated protein A isoform X2, which codes for MSKLEQILVLDPPCDLRFKGPFTDVVTINLKLKNPSDRRVCFKVKTTAPKRYCVRPNSGIIDVAATVTISVMLQPFDYDPNEKSKHKFMVQSIFAPPNVAEMDAMWKDVKPHDLMDSKLRCVFDLPSENDEVNEVDLSSKTTAPVQNSSKAADGPVLTAAKTASVSMNDSEMKKLTEACKRLQAEMDKLAGENRQLKDDGVRMRRAAQRSDHVTSNQTGSSSSSMMQQTTATSLPSLLVVIAAVFIGFFIGKFIL
- the LOC106569738 gene encoding vesicle-associated membrane protein-associated protein A isoform X1, whose product is MSKLEQILVLDPPCDLRFKGPFTDVVTINLKLKNPSDRRVCFKVKTTAPKRYCVRPNSGIIDVAATVTISVCFESIPVMLQPFDYDPNEKSKHKFMVQSIFAPPNVAEMDAMWKDVKPHDLMDSKLRCVFDLPSENDEVNEVDLSSKTTAPVQNSSKAADGPVLTAAKTASVSMNDSEMKKLTEACKRLQAEMDKLAGENRQLKDDGVRMRRAAQRSDHVTSNQTGSSSSSMMQQTTATSLPSLLVVIAAVFIGFFIGKFIL